A genome region from Bradyrhizobium sp. WSM1417 includes the following:
- a CDS encoding carbohydrate porin: protein MRTAAAIASGVLSFPATSRAADLPLKAPALKAVYDWTGLYIGAHAGFTRGTSSATLADPTAATDNHVFTGATGGVQAGYNWRLNSGFLLGVEGDISFPNYLPSNHVVSSAVTALSSAEERWDYVASLRARLGYTTGAFLFYATGGAAFAGERFLSTPTGGTEEKVLNTRFGWTAGGGVEYAFAPHWSARLEYLYSKFENAHVTFPSGAQYSSSMDFQSLRIGLNRKIDWPGLPTYNPKSDVTDTESSRWEIHGQSTVLGQGYPAFHAPYTGPNSLLPSPDFQQTWSNSLYLNARLWDGGEVYFNPELLQGFGFNNTTGAAGFPNGEAQKSGFPYPHFNASRLFVRHTFGFGGEQEELASGQFQLAGKADVSRLTLQVGKLSVVDVFDGNSYAHDPRKDFMNWSIWASGAFDYAADKLGLGYGATAELNQKQWALRAGYFLMDAQSNSSNFDMNIGRRGEYVAELETRYSLFGQPGKLRILGFVNSAFSGSYRETLDNPLLNLDISQTRRGRLKYGYALNVEQAITDDFGMFGRWSWNDGRNEIMAFTDIDRSLSGGVSVKGAKWGRPDDVVAIAGAINGLSQDHRDFIAAGGLGPLIGDGQLNYRRERVLETYYAYALNKALTFTADYQLIVNPAYNADRGPVSVFSGRLHGEF, encoded by the coding sequence ATGCGGACGGCCGCGGCGATTGCCTCGGGCGTATTGTCTTTTCCGGCCACCAGCCGCGCGGCCGATCTGCCGCTGAAGGCACCGGCCTTGAAGGCGGTCTATGACTGGACCGGCCTCTATATCGGCGCGCATGCCGGTTTCACCCGCGGCACGTCCTCGGCCACGCTGGCCGATCCCACGGCCGCGACCGACAATCATGTGTTCACCGGCGCGACCGGCGGCGTGCAGGCCGGCTACAATTGGCGGCTCAATTCGGGCTTCCTGCTCGGCGTCGAAGGCGACATCTCCTTTCCGAACTATCTGCCTTCCAACCATGTGGTGTCGTCGGCTGTGACCGCGCTGTCGAGCGCGGAGGAACGTTGGGACTATGTCGCGAGCCTGCGCGCGCGGCTCGGTTACACCACCGGCGCCTTTCTGTTCTACGCGACCGGCGGCGCCGCTTTTGCCGGCGAGCGCTTTCTCTCGACACCGACAGGCGGCACTGAGGAGAAAGTGTTGAACACGCGGTTCGGCTGGACCGCCGGCGGCGGCGTCGAATATGCCTTCGCGCCGCACTGGAGCGCTCGGCTGGAATATCTCTACAGCAAGTTCGAGAACGCCCACGTCACCTTCCCCTCGGGCGCGCAATATTCGTCCTCGATGGATTTCCAGAGCCTGCGGATCGGCCTCAATCGCAAGATCGACTGGCCGGGCCTGCCGACCTACAACCCGAAGTCGGATGTGACGGACACCGAGTCCAGCCGCTGGGAGATTCACGGACAGTCGACCGTACTGGGGCAGGGCTACCCCGCGTTCCACGCGCCCTATACCGGACCGAACAGCCTGCTCCCATCGCCGGATTTCCAGCAGACCTGGAGCAACTCGCTCTATCTGAATGCGCGGCTGTGGGACGGCGGCGAGGTCTACTTCAATCCCGAGCTGCTGCAGGGCTTTGGTTTCAACAACACGACGGGCGCTGCCGGCTTTCCCAACGGCGAGGCGCAGAAGTCCGGCTTTCCCTATCCGCACTTCAACGCCTCGCGATTGTTCGTGCGCCACACCTTTGGCTTCGGCGGCGAGCAAGAGGAGCTTGCCAGCGGCCAGTTTCAGCTTGCCGGCAAGGCCGACGTGTCGCGTCTGACTTTGCAGGTCGGAAAGCTCTCCGTGGTCGACGTCTTCGACGGCAATTCCTATGCTCACGACCCGCGCAAGGATTTCATGAACTGGTCGATCTGGGCATCCGGCGCCTTCGACTACGCCGCCGACAAGCTCGGCCTCGGCTATGGCGCAACGGCCGAATTGAATCAGAAGCAATGGGCGCTACGCGCCGGCTATTTCCTGATGGACGCGCAGTCCAACTCGAGCAATTTCGACATGAATATCGGCCGCCGCGGCGAATACGTCGCGGAGCTCGAGACGCGCTATTCGCTGTTCGGCCAGCCCGGCAAGCTGCGCATACTCGGCTTCGTCAACAGCGCTTTCTCCGGCAGCTATCGCGAGACGCTGGACAATCCGCTGCTCAATCTCGACATCAGCCAGACCCGCCGCGGCCGTCTCAAATACGGCTACGCTTTGAATGTCGAACAGGCGATCACTGACGACTTCGGCATGTTCGGCCGCTGGAGCTGGAACGATGGCCGCAACGAGATCATGGCCTTCACCGACATCGACCGCAGCCTGTCCGGCGGTGTCTCGGTGAAGGGAGCGAAATGGGGCCGGCCCGACGACGTCGTCGCCATTGCGGGCGCGATCAACGGCCTGTCGCAGGACCATCGCGACTTCATCGCCGCCGGCGGTCTCGGTCCGCTGATCGGCGACGGCCAGCTCAACTACCGCAGGGAACGCGTGCTGGAAACCTATTACGCCTACGCCCTGAACAAGGCGCTGACCTTCACTGCCGACTACCAGCTGATCGTCAATCCCGCCTACAACGCCGATCGCGGCCCGGTGTCCGTGTTCTCAGGACGGTTGCACGGCGAGTTCTGA
- a CDS encoding sulfite exporter TauE/SafE family protein, with product MDGITIDLTLFLTATFAGAFVAGLSGFAFGLVAASLWLYVLTPVQSAALIVGFGLLVQGYSVWKLRAALDWRRLWPFVLGAVLGVPVGVSLLTRADPNSVRIAVGTILIAYSLYAFFRPQLKVATVVPRAADMSIGFVNGLLGGLTGLAGIIVTIWCNLRGLPKEVQRATFQPVAVVVFAMAALLLGAKGALTLDTAKLFVLGLPFLFGGTWLGLKLFGRIDEAMFRKIVLALLFVSGVALLF from the coding sequence ATGGACGGGATCACGATCGACCTTACCCTTTTCCTGACAGCCACCTTCGCCGGCGCGTTCGTCGCCGGCCTCTCCGGCTTTGCCTTCGGCCTGGTGGCGGCGTCGCTGTGGCTCTATGTGCTGACGCCGGTTCAGAGCGCCGCACTGATCGTCGGTTTCGGCCTTCTGGTGCAAGGCTACTCGGTCTGGAAGTTGCGCGCGGCGCTCGACTGGCGGCGGTTGTGGCCGTTCGTGCTCGGCGCCGTCCTTGGCGTGCCGGTCGGCGTGTCGCTTCTGACTCGGGCCGACCCGAACAGCGTCCGCATTGCTGTTGGAACGATTCTGATCGCCTACAGCCTCTATGCGTTTTTCCGGCCGCAGCTTAAGGTCGCGACCGTCGTTCCGCGCGCCGCCGACATGTCGATTGGTTTTGTCAACGGCCTGCTCGGCGGGCTGACCGGCCTTGCCGGCATCATCGTCACCATCTGGTGCAATCTGCGCGGCCTGCCCAAGGAGGTCCAGCGCGCCACGTTCCAGCCCGTCGCGGTCGTGGTGTTCGCCATGGCGGCGCTGCTGCTGGGCGCCAAGGGGGCGCTCACGCTCGACACCGCAAAGCTGTTCGTGCTCGGCCTGCCGTTCCTGTTTGGCGGGACGTGGCTCGGGCTGAAGCTGTTCGGCCGGATCGATGAGGCCATGTTCCGCAAGATCGTGCTCGCGCTGCTGTTCGTCTCCGGCGTCGCGCTGCTGTTCTGA
- a CDS encoding methyl-accepting chemotaxis protein has protein sequence MRIGKLFALSMLTVTVFAVILGAEVLIPQTRIFANRSDAIKTVDAFGATLMVSQHIASLRAPYISPIFQENAATQVQIEAAAKAAKAVDAAFEGARRAIIVLDDAGPMIENLDRTARRLKDITTAADRAMSVPLATRDSAATKGFLPGVAEVIGNIEPIMNRLEAKVINADSSLAALLGLARTAQDLRVSAGSRAASLSPALSARRPLTAAEFSLMDRMQGRVEADRERIEAGIDQLGSPPRIATALKAAIDSYFGKAAAAVDKEMPAARGDGKYGINAEELATVIVPAIQMFYGVRDAALAEAAERASAARDGALAMLALASVAVLALLGTLGGVTMMLRRRVVTPLSRLADVIATLAAGQHEVEIPVTGRNDEISQVAGSLQHFKDSLSAKKAADEAAAVEAEAKLQRSQRMDQIARDFEALIGDVINTVSSASSELEVSAGTLTSTADQSEKVTATVAAASEQASSNVQTVAAAAEEMASSVDEIGRQVQDSARVASEAVQQAARTNDYVGELAKAAGRIGDVVELISQIAGQTNLLALNATIEAARAGEAGRGFAVVASEVKALAEQTAKATGEISQQITGIQSATEDSVGAIKSISDTITRMSEIASAIASAVEEQGAATREISRNVQQAARGTQQVSASIVDVQRGASQTGSASSTVLASARSLSGESSRLKVEVGKFLDAIRAA, from the coding sequence ATGCGGATCGGGAAGCTCTTTGCGCTGTCGATGCTGACGGTGACGGTGTTTGCAGTCATCCTTGGCGCCGAGGTGCTGATACCCCAGACGCGCATCTTCGCGAACCGCTCCGACGCGATCAAGACGGTCGACGCCTTTGGTGCGACCCTGATGGTCAGTCAGCACATTGCCAGCCTTCGTGCCCCCTACATTTCCCCGATCTTCCAAGAGAACGCTGCGACGCAGGTCCAGATCGAAGCTGCCGCGAAGGCGGCGAAAGCGGTCGATGCCGCATTCGAGGGGGCAAGGCGCGCCATCATCGTGCTGGATGATGCCGGACCGATGATCGAAAACCTGGACCGTACCGCGCGGCGGCTCAAGGATATCACCACGGCGGCAGATCGCGCGATGAGCGTTCCGCTGGCGACACGCGACAGCGCTGCGACCAAGGGCTTCCTGCCGGGCGTTGCCGAGGTCATCGGCAATATCGAGCCGATCATGAACCGGCTCGAAGCCAAGGTCATCAATGCCGATTCCTCGCTTGCGGCGCTGTTGGGCCTGGCGCGAACGGCGCAGGATCTGCGCGTCTCGGCCGGCAGTCGCGCCGCCTCGCTGTCGCCCGCGCTGAGCGCACGCCGACCGCTCACGGCGGCTGAATTTTCGCTGATGGATCGGATGCAGGGACGTGTCGAGGCCGACCGCGAGCGCATCGAGGCCGGTATCGACCAGCTGGGAAGCCCGCCCCGCATCGCCACCGCGCTGAAAGCGGCGATCGATTCTTATTTTGGGAAAGCAGCCGCTGCTGTGGACAAGGAGATGCCTGCGGCACGTGGTGACGGCAAGTACGGCATCAACGCCGAAGAGCTGGCCACGGTCATTGTGCCCGCCATCCAGATGTTCTACGGCGTGCGCGATGCCGCGCTCGCGGAAGCTGCCGAGCGCGCCTCGGCCGCGCGCGACGGCGCGCTGGCGATGCTCGCGCTTGCGAGCGTGGCGGTGCTGGCGCTGCTGGGCACACTCGGTGGCGTGACCATGATGCTGCGCAGGCGCGTGGTGACGCCGCTCAGCCGGCTCGCGGACGTGATCGCAACGCTTGCCGCCGGACAGCACGAGGTCGAGATTCCCGTGACGGGCCGCAACGACGAGATCAGCCAGGTGGCGGGCTCCCTCCAGCACTTCAAGGACTCGCTCTCCGCCAAGAAGGCCGCCGACGAGGCCGCCGCGGTGGAAGCCGAGGCGAAACTCCAGCGCAGCCAGCGCATGGACCAGATCGCGCGCGATTTCGAAGCGCTGATCGGCGACGTCATCAACACCGTGTCGTCCGCATCGTCGGAGCTGGAAGTGTCGGCGGGAACGCTGACGAGCACCGCCGATCAATCGGAAAAGGTCACCGCGACCGTCGCGGCCGCCTCCGAGCAGGCCTCCAGCAACGTGCAGACCGTTGCCGCGGCCGCGGAAGAAATGGCCTCCTCGGTCGACGAGATCGGCCGGCAGGTCCAGGATTCCGCGCGGGTGGCCAGCGAAGCGGTGCAACAGGCTGCGCGGACCAACGACTATGTCGGCGAGCTCGCCAAGGCTGCCGGCCGGATCGGCGACGTGGTCGAGCTCATCAGCCAGATCGCGGGGCAGACCAATCTTCTGGCGCTCAATGCAACAATCGAGGCGGCGCGCGCCGGCGAGGCCGGGCGCGGCTTCGCCGTGGTCGCCTCCGAGGTCAAGGCGCTGGCCGAGCAGACCGCCAAGGCCACCGGCGAGATCAGCCAGCAGATCACGGGAATCCAGAGCGCAACGGAGGATTCCGTCGGCGCCATCAAATCGATCAGCGACACCATCACCCGCATGTCCGAGATCGCATCGGCGATCGCCTCCGCGGTCGAGGAGCAGGGCGCGGCGACGCGGGAGATTTCCCGCAACGTCCAGCAGGCGGCGCGCGGCACCCAACAGGTCTCCGCCAGCATCGTCGACGTGCAGCGCGGCGCGAGCCAGACCGGATCGGCCTCCTCCACCGTGCTCGCGTCAGCGAGGTCGCTGTCCGGCGAGAGCAGCCGCCTCAAGGTCGAGGTCGGAAAATTCCTGGACGCGATCCGGGCCGCGTAA
- a CDS encoding hemolysin family protein, translating into MLSAELAIVVVLIVINGLLSMSELAVVSSRPARLSMLAAKGVRGAERALTLAADPGKFLSTVQIGITLVGVLSGAFSGATLGQRLTQWLLELGLSAGIADIVGVGLVVTLITYATLIVGELVPKQVALRDPESIAVRVAPAMHVLAKVSLPLVFLLDLSGKLILTLLGQGGKSEEKVSEDEIHHLVSEAETAGVLESGEKEMIAGVMRLGDRPVGAIMTPRTEVNEIDLNDTPESIQAIIAKSPHSRFPVSDGDRDKPIGVLQAKDLLVAFMNERTPDLRVLVREAPGIPASADARDVLAILKAAPVHVGLVYDEYGAFEGIVTTADILESIVGAFHSEEGPPEPAYVKRADDSLLVSGWMPVDEFGELLGIELPPHRYNTVAGLVLQQFNVLPDVGDAFDFGDWHIEVVDLDGRRIDKILASRRSEVETG; encoded by the coding sequence ATGCTCTCCGCCGAACTCGCCATCGTTGTCGTCCTGATCGTCATCAACGGCTTGCTGTCCATGTCCGAGCTGGCCGTGGTCTCGTCACGCCCGGCCCGGCTGTCGATGCTCGCCGCAAAGGGCGTCCGCGGCGCCGAGCGGGCGCTGACGCTCGCGGCCGATCCCGGCAAATTCCTCTCGACGGTGCAGATCGGGATCACGCTGGTCGGCGTGCTCTCCGGCGCGTTCTCGGGCGCGACGCTCGGACAGCGGCTGACGCAATGGCTGCTCGAGCTCGGCCTGTCCGCAGGAATTGCCGATATCGTCGGGGTGGGCCTGGTCGTCACGCTCATCACCTACGCCACGCTGATCGTGGGCGAGCTGGTGCCGAAGCAGGTGGCGCTGCGTGACCCCGAGAGCATCGCGGTCAGGGTTGCACCCGCGATGCACGTGCTTGCGAAGGTCTCGCTGCCGCTGGTCTTCCTGCTCGATCTCTCCGGCAAACTGATCCTCACGCTGCTCGGCCAGGGCGGCAAGTCTGAAGAGAAGGTGTCGGAAGACGAGATCCATCATCTCGTCAGCGAGGCCGAAACCGCGGGCGTGCTCGAGTCGGGCGAAAAGGAGATGATCGCGGGCGTGATGCGGCTCGGCGACCGGCCGGTCGGCGCGATCATGACGCCGCGCACGGAGGTCAACGAGATCGACCTGAACGATACGCCGGAGAGCATTCAAGCAATCATCGCCAAGAGTCCGCATTCACGCTTTCCCGTGTCCGACGGCGACCGCGACAAGCCGATCGGCGTGCTCCAGGCCAAGGACCTGCTGGTCGCTTTCATGAACGAGCGCACGCCGGATTTGCGCGTGCTGGTTCGCGAGGCGCCCGGCATTCCCGCGTCGGCCGATGCCCGCGACGTACTGGCGATCCTGAAGGCTGCGCCGGTGCATGTCGGCCTCGTCTACGACGAATACGGCGCCTTCGAAGGCATCGTGACGACGGCCGACATTCTGGAATCGATCGTCGGCGCCTTCCATTCCGAGGAAGGCCCGCCGGAACCGGCCTACGTCAAGCGCGCGGACGATTCGCTGCTGGTCTCAGGCTGGATGCCGGTCGACGAATTCGGCGAGCTGCTCGGCATCGAACTGCCGCCGCACCGTTACAACACGGTCGCTGGCCTCGTGCTGCAACAGTTCAACGTGCTGCCTGATGTCGGCGACGCCTTCGACTTCGGCGACTGGCACATCGAGGTGGTCGACCTCGACGGACGGAGGATCGACAAGATTCTCGCGAGCCGGCGGAGCGAAGTAGAAACGGGGTGA
- a CDS encoding PilZ domain-containing protein yields MDERRDKARHRVLKAGTIEFGGGGAIDCTVRNLSDTGAALDVSSPVGIPDHFSLFVQADGTHLACTVIWRKEKRIGVRFG; encoded by the coding sequence ATGGATGAGCGGCGCGACAAGGCAAGGCATCGCGTGCTGAAGGCCGGAACGATCGAGTTCGGCGGCGGCGGCGCGATCGACTGCACCGTCCGCAACCTGTCCGATACCGGCGCCGCTCTCGACGTCAGCAGTCCCGTCGGCATTCCCGACCATTTCAGCCTGTTCGTCCAGGCGGATGGAACACATCTCGCCTGCACCGTGATCTGGCGCAAGGAAAAGCGGATCGGGGTGAGGTTCGGGTGA
- a CDS encoding FMN-binding glutamate synthase family protein has product MADENKTQESPNLSAKRLPLAEEGIMETLLLPFSPRFIVLTICAVVTALLIGIGIADRKIFDILLVPILIFGALTALGVRDLMQKGHAVLRNYPISAHIRFLLEEIRPEMRQYFFESEKDGMPFSRDIRAVVYQRAKMQLDKRPFGTQEDVYREGYEWMHHSVSPKTHAEEKFRVTIGGPDCAKPYSASVFNISAMSFGALSPNAVRALNAGAKKGGFAHDTGEGGFSPYHAEMGGDIIWEIGSGYFGCRHLDGAFDPEAFARVASQDQIKMVELKVSQGAKPGHGGVLPAAKVSEEISKIRGVAMGEDCISPASHRAFSTPVGMMQFIGEMRKLSGGKPTGFKLCIGHPWEFLAICKAMIETGIYPDFIVVDGNEGGTGAAPLEFMDHLGMPMREGVSFVHNALIGINARDRIKIGASGKIATAFDMARAMAIGADYCNSARGFMFSLGCIQSLSCHTDRCPTGVATQDPTRARALYVPLKIDRVHNYHLATLHSLTELIAAAGLEHPQQLRPIHFSQRTSTTDVKSFAQLYPSLRPGELLEGTEDPRFRDAWRMARTETFQPAL; this is encoded by the coding sequence GTGGCCGACGAGAATAAGACGCAGGAATCGCCCAACTTATCGGCCAAACGGCTGCCGCTGGCGGAAGAGGGGATCATGGAAACCCTGCTGCTGCCATTCTCCCCACGGTTCATCGTCCTGACGATCTGCGCGGTGGTCACCGCGCTGCTGATCGGCATCGGCATCGCCGACCGCAAGATCTTCGACATCCTGCTGGTCCCGATCCTGATCTTCGGCGCGCTGACGGCTCTTGGCGTCCGCGACCTCATGCAGAAGGGCCACGCCGTTCTGCGCAACTACCCGATCTCGGCGCATATCCGTTTTTTGCTCGAAGAGATACGCCCGGAGATGCGGCAGTATTTTTTCGAGAGCGAGAAGGACGGCATGCCGTTCTCGCGCGACATCCGTGCGGTGGTCTATCAGCGCGCCAAGATGCAGCTCGACAAGCGTCCGTTCGGCACGCAAGAGGACGTCTACCGCGAGGGCTATGAGTGGATGCATCACTCGGTCTCGCCGAAGACGCATGCCGAGGAGAAATTCCGCGTCACCATCGGCGGGCCGGATTGCGCCAAGCCCTATTCGGCTTCGGTGTTCAACATTTCCGCGATGAGTTTTGGCGCGCTCAGCCCGAACGCCGTGCGCGCGCTGAACGCCGGCGCCAAGAAGGGCGGCTTCGCGCACGACACCGGCGAGGGCGGCTTCAGCCCCTATCACGCGGAGATGGGCGGCGACATCATCTGGGAGATCGGTTCGGGTTATTTCGGCTGCCGTCATCTCGACGGCGCCTTCGATCCCGAAGCCTTCGCGCGCGTCGCGAGCCAGGACCAGATCAAGATGGTCGAGCTCAAGGTCAGCCAGGGCGCCAAGCCCGGTCATGGCGGCGTGCTGCCGGCGGCAAAGGTGTCGGAAGAGATTTCAAAGATCCGCGGCGTCGCGATGGGTGAGGATTGCATCTCGCCGGCTTCGCATCGCGCCTTCTCCACGCCTGTCGGCATGATGCAGTTCATCGGCGAGATGCGAAAGCTCTCCGGCGGCAAGCCGACCGGCTTCAAGCTGTGCATCGGCCATCCCTGGGAATTTTTGGCGATCTGCAAGGCGATGATCGAGACCGGTATCTATCCCGACTTCATCGTCGTCGACGGCAACGAGGGCGGCACCGGCGCCGCGCCGCTGGAGTTCATGGACCATCTGGGCATGCCGATGCGGGAGGGCGTCAGTTTCGTTCACAACGCGCTGATCGGCATCAACGCGCGCGACCGCATCAAGATCGGCGCCTCCGGCAAGATCGCCACCGCCTTCGACATGGCGCGCGCCATGGCGATCGGCGCGGATTACTGCAATTCGGCGCGCGGCTTCATGTTCTCGCTCGGCTGCATCCAGTCGCTGAGCTGCCACACCGACCGCTGCCCGACCGGCGTCGCGACGCAGGACCCGACGCGGGCGCGCGCGCTCTATGTGCCGCTCAAGATCGACCGCGTGCACAATTATCACCTTGCGACCCTGCACTCGCTGACCGAGCTGATCGCTGCGGCCGGTCTTGAACATCCGCAGCAGTTGCGCCCGATCCACTTCTCCCAGCGCACCTCGACCACGGACGTGAAATCCTTCGCGCAGCTTTATCCTTCGCTGCGTCCGGGCGAGTTGCTCGAAGGCACCGAAGACCCGCGCTTCCGCGATGCCTGGCGGATGGCGCGGACCGAGACGTTCCAGCCGGCGCTGTAG
- a CDS encoding ferredoxin--NADP reductase, whose protein sequence is MSAFYREKVLSVQHWTDTLFSFRATRDSGFRFQNGQFAMIGLEVEGRPLLRAYSMASANHEEELEFFSIKVQDGPLTSRLQKIKEGDTILVGRKATGTLITDNLIPGKRLMLLSTGTGLAPFASLIKDPEVYDQFDSIVLVHGCRQVSELAYGEKLVAGLREDELFGELLADKLIYYPTVTREPFKNRGRITDLISSEQIFNDIGQGPLDIATDRIMMCGSPAMLEELKLMFEGRDFVEGSGNKPGHFVIEKAFVER, encoded by the coding sequence ATGAGCGCGTTTTACCGAGAGAAGGTTCTTTCCGTCCAGCACTGGACCGACACCCTGTTCAGCTTTCGCGCGACCCGCGATTCCGGCTTCCGCTTCCAGAACGGCCAGTTCGCGATGATCGGCCTCGAGGTTGAGGGTCGCCCGCTGCTCCGCGCCTACAGCATGGCCAGCGCCAATCACGAGGAAGAGCTCGAGTTCTTCTCGATCAAGGTTCAGGACGGCCCGCTGACGTCGCGTCTCCAGAAGATCAAGGAAGGCGACACGATCCTGGTCGGCCGCAAGGCGACCGGCACGCTGATCACCGACAACCTCATCCCCGGCAAGCGGCTGATGCTGCTCTCGACCGGCACGGGCCTGGCGCCCTTCGCCAGCCTGATCAAGGACCCTGAGGTTTACGACCAATTCGACAGCATCGTGCTGGTGCATGGCTGCCGTCAGGTCTCCGAGCTCGCCTATGGCGAGAAGCTCGTCGCCGGTCTTCGCGAGGACGAACTATTCGGCGAGTTGCTCGCGGACAAGCTGATCTACTATCCGACCGTGACCCGCGAGCCGTTCAAGAACCGCGGTCGCATCACCGACCTCATCAGCTCCGAGCAGATCTTCAACGACATCGGCCAGGGCCCGCTCGACATCGCGACCGACCGCATCATGATGTGCGGCAGCCCGGCGATGCTCGAAGAGCTGAAACTGATGTTCGAGGGCCGCGATTTCGTCGAGGGCTCCGGCAACAAGCCCGGCCATTTCGTGATCGAAAAGGCGTTCGTCGAGCGCTAG
- a CDS encoding RimK family alpha-L-glutamate ligase: protein MASGERIFVQAIKRYCATHGIALEVRADGWLLAMRGGEQRRFAFGYDIGLNSAIAHRLANDKSATAEVLALQGVPCIPHRLFLNPKLGEKVVGVAWREAMLALLRDNPQGMVVKPNEGTSGRSVFKVTTETELDHAVGEAFSMSAGLVISPYVVIEDEVRVVLLDDVPLVVYSKQRGSDWRHNLDAGAKPVLMQDGDLRAACAKLAINAANAIGITFASIDLVQVDGVWRVLEINSGVMMETLAKLHPELVQTTYDAALDRVFGEER, encoded by the coding sequence ATGGCGAGCGGCGAGCGGATCTTCGTCCAAGCGATCAAGCGCTATTGCGCCACCCATGGCATCGCGCTTGAAGTCCGCGCCGATGGCTGGCTGCTCGCGATGCGCGGGGGCGAGCAACGCCGCTTCGCGTTCGGCTACGACATCGGCCTCAACAGCGCCATCGCGCACCGACTGGCCAACGACAAATCGGCCACCGCCGAAGTGCTCGCGCTCCAGGGCGTGCCCTGCATTCCCCATCGCCTGTTCCTCAATCCGAAGTTGGGCGAGAAGGTTGTCGGCGTCGCCTGGCGAGAGGCAATGCTGGCGTTGCTCCGCGACAATCCGCAAGGCATGGTGGTGAAGCCGAACGAGGGGACGTCGGGACGATCCGTCTTCAAGGTCACGACGGAAACAGAACTCGATCATGCGGTTGGCGAAGCCTTTTCGATGAGCGCCGGACTCGTGATCTCGCCCTATGTCGTGATCGAGGATGAAGTTCGCGTGGTCCTGCTCGATGATGTGCCACTCGTCGTCTACAGCAAGCAGCGCGGCTCGGATTGGCGGCACAATCTCGATGCGGGTGCAAAGCCCGTGCTGATGCAGGACGGCGATCTACGCGCAGCCTGCGCAAAGCTCGCCATCAACGCCGCCAATGCCATCGGCATCACCTTCGCCTCGATCGACCTCGTGCAGGTCGACGGCGTCTGGCGTGTGCTCGAGATCAATTCCGGCGTGATGATGGAGACGCTGGCGAAGCTGCATCCGGAGCTGGTGCAGACGACGTACGATGCCGCGCTGGACCGGGTGTTTGGGGAGGAACGCTAA
- a CDS encoding amidohydrolase — MIIDAHQHFWDPSRADYPWMDAPELNPIRRAFGPADLAPLLKANGIDASILVQCRSALAETEEFLRIAHATPSVIGVVGWADLTDAELGETLEQLRASPGGDKLVGIRHQVHDEADPDWLLREDVQRGLTAVFAHDLAYDFLVRTRELPAAIATAQAFPQARFVLDHAAKPPIADGGSTEWSSGIASLAACGNVWCKVSGLATEAVWSDWNAERLFPFVAHAATCFGEDRLIFGSDWPVCLLAGSYGEIKGALEACLMKLGPQVREKAFGVNAKAAYRLAVS, encoded by the coding sequence ATGATCATCGACGCTCACCAGCATTTCTGGGATCCCTCGCGCGCCGACTATCCCTGGATGGACGCGCCCGAGCTCAATCCGATCCGGCGTGCCTTCGGTCCGGCCGATCTCGCGCCGCTCTTGAAAGCCAACGGCATCGACGCGAGCATCCTGGTGCAGTGCCGCTCCGCGCTGGCGGAGACCGAGGAATTCCTGCGGATCGCGCATGCGACGCCCTCGGTGATCGGCGTCGTCGGCTGGGCCGATCTGACCGATGCTGAACTTGGCGAGACGCTGGAGCAGTTGCGGGCTTCGCCCGGCGGCGACAAGCTGGTCGGCATCCGCCACCAGGTCCATGACGAGGCCGACCCGGATTGGTTGTTGCGCGAGGACGTCCAGCGCGGCCTCACGGCCGTGTTCGCGCACGATCTCGCCTACGATTTCCTGGTCCGCACCCGCGAGCTGCCGGCCGCCATCGCAACCGCACAGGCGTTCCCGCAGGCGCGCTTCGTGCTCGACCACGCAGCCAAGCCGCCGATCGCCGATGGCGGAAGCACTGAATGGTCCAGCGGCATCGCGTCACTCGCGGCGTGCGGCAATGTCTGGTGCAAGGTCTCGGGGCTGGCGACAGAAGCGGTTTGGAGCGACTGGAATGCGGAGCGGCTGTTTCCGTTCGTCGCGCACGCCGCAACATGCTTTGGCGAAGATCGCCTGATCTTCGGCTCGGACTGGCCGGTATGTTTGCTCGCGGGCAGCTATGGTGAGATCAAGGGCGCGCTGGAGGCCTGCCTGATGAAGCTCGGGCCGCAGGTGCGGGAGAAGGCGTTCGGCGTGAATGCGAAGGCTGCGTATCGGCTCGCCGTGAGTTGA